Sequence from the Sphingomonas koreensis genome:
AAGGAACCGCAAGACGCGAAGCGCCATTCGCGCAAGCAAGCAAGGTTTTTGGTGGTGGGGATCGGGCAATGGCCTGCTTATTGGAAAAGCAAGGGTCGGAACATGGGAGGCCGTTGACATGACTAGCACGCATAAGCCGCCGCTCCTTGGCGGTGCTGCGCTGCGCGCGGTACCGGCCGGCGCGTTCAGATCAAGCCGATTGACAATCTCACCATCCGGATCGACGCCGAGCGCCTGTATTAAGGTCGAAGGGGCGTCCTTGATCGGGACAAGGCTCTTCTGAGCCTTGGAGTGGGGTAGGGGCGTCGTTCGTCCCATCTATTACCATTTCGAATATAGGTCCGACAAAAACTCCTCAGGACTGCTCGACTATCCCATTCCCTATTGATCAATCGGAATTAGATTGGGCAGATCGCAGCCATCCGAGGATCCCATGACCAGCTCGCTCATGAACGTCTACGCCCGCGCCCCGATCGCGTTCGATCGCGGGGAGGGGGCTTGGCTCTACCCCGTGGACGGCGGCGAGCCCTATCTCGACTGTGTCGCGGGGGTCGCCACCAATGCCCTCGGTCATTGCCATCCGGTGCTGGTTGCCGCGCTGGAGGCTCAGGCGGCGAAGCTGTGGCACATCTCGAACATGTTCGAAATGCCGGGGCAGAACGCGCTGGCCGAACGGCTGACCACGGCCTCCTTTGCTGACACCGTCTTCTTCACCAACTCCGGGACCGAGGCGGTCGAATGCGCGATCAAGGTGGCACGCCGCTACCATGCTGCGCGCGGCGAGCCGCAGCGCCAGACCGTGATCGGGTTCAGCGGTGCGTTTCATGGCCGCACCTATGGCGCGATGAATGCCGCGGGAAATCCGGCGCATCTCGACGGCTTTGGTGATCGTCTTCCCGGCTTCGTGCACTTCGCGGTCGATAACTGGCCGGCGCTGGCATTGGCGATCGCCGATTCGGCGACGGCTGCAGTGGTGGTGGAGCCGGTGCAGGGCGAGGGCGGCGCCCGCGCGATGACCGAACCGTTCCTCGACAAGCTGCGCGCGGCCTGCACTGCGCATGGCGTGCTGCTGATTTATGACGAGGTGCAGACGGGGATGGGTCGGACAGGCAAGCTGTTTGCGCATCAATGGTATCCCGATGCCACGCCCGACATCATGGCGCTCGCCAAGGCGCTGGGATCGGGCTTCCCGGTCGGCGCGTGCCTTGCGACCGCCGAGGCGGCGAGCGGGATGGTGCCGGGCGTGCACGGCACTACCGCGGGCGGAAACCCGCTGGCGATGGCGGTGGCGATCGCGGCGTTCGACGAGATCGCCAAGCCCGAGACGCTGACGCATGCCCGTGAGGTCGCGCAGCATCTGCGCGCCGGTCTCGACCGGTTGGCAGCGACGCACCCCGGGGTGATTTCCGAAATCCGCGGCAAGGGTCTGCTGGTCGGGGTGCGGCTGGTACCCAATAACCGGGCATTCATGGCAGCGGCGCGCGAGCAGCGTTTGCTGGTTGCGGGCGGCGGCGACAATTGCGTCCGGCTGCTGCCGCCGCTGACGCTGACGGTCGCCGAAGCCGATCAGATACTCGATCGGCTTGATACCGCATGCCACGCGATGGCCAATGTGCAGGTGGCGGCATGAGCGCGCTGTTCGCTTCGACCAATCCCGCCACCGGCGAGACGCTGTGGGAAGGACCTGTCGCGAGCGCTGAGGATTGCGCGCGCGCTGTGGAGCGGGCCCGGACAGCCTTCCCTGCTTGGGCTGCGCAATCGCCAGATGCGCGCGCGGCGATCCTGACGCGGTACGCGGCAGTACTCGGAGAGCGCAAAGACGCTCTGGCGGAGGCAATCGCGCGCGAGACGGGCAAGCCGCTGTGGGAAACGGCGACCGAGGTCGCATCGATGATCGGCAAGGTTGCGATCTCGATCGAGGCGATGGCGGCGCGCGCCGGCACGCGCGAGAGCGCAATGCCGTTCGGACGCGCGGTGCTGGCGCATCGCCCGCACGGCGTGATGGCGGTGCTCGGGCCGTATAACTTCCCGGGGCATCTGCCCAACGGCCATATCGTGCCGGCCTTGCTCGCCGGAAATACGCTTGTGTTCAAGCCGTCCGAGGAAACGCCGCTCGTCGGCCAGTTGATGGTCGAGGCGCTGCATGCCGCAGGGATTCCGGAGGACGTCGCGATCCTGCTCCAGGGCGGACGTGAGACCGGCGCTGCGCTGGTCTCACAGGATATCGACGGGCTGCTGTTCACCGGATCGGCGGGAGCGGGAATGCATTTCCGCCGCAGCTTCGCGGAGCGGCCCGCCGTGATCCTCGCGCTCGAGCTGGGTGGCAACAACCCTCTGGTGGCGTGGGACGGCGAGCCGGAAGCGGTCGCCTCGATCGTCGTGGCATCCACCTTCATCACGACGGGACAGCGCTGTTCGTGCGCGCGGCGCCTGATCGTGCCCGAGGGGGCGGCGGGCGACGCGATCGTCGATGCCGTCGCGGCGCTGTCCGATCGGCTGCGCATCGGACGATGGGACGAGACCCCCGAGCCGTTCATGGGGCCGCTCGTTTCGACGGGCGCCGCGGAGCGCGCTGCGGCGCAGGTCGCGGCACTGGTCGGGCTCGGCGCGCGGGAAATTCGCCCGTTCGGCGGCGTCGAGGGGCGCTCGGGTGCGTTCGTGCGGCCGGCGATCCTCGACGTGACCGGGCTGGAAGTTCCGGACGAGGAGATTTTCGCGCCGGTGCTTCAGGTCCGCCGCGTTGCGGATTTCGATGCAGCGCTTGCCGCTGCGAACCAAACCCGTTTCGGGCTCGCGGCGGGTCTGATCAGCGACGATGATGCCCTATGGGCGCGTTTCCAGGCACAGGCGCGCGCGGGCGTGGTCAATCGCAACCGGCCCACCACGGGTGCGGCTTCGTCGATGCCGTTTGGCGGTCTGGGCGACTCCGGCAACCACCGGCCGAGCGCCTATTATGCTGCGGATTACTGCGCCTATCCGGTCGCCAGCCTTGAGGCGGAGCGGATCGCCGATCAACTCGGCGGGTTGCGCGGAATCGGCTGAATCCGATGCCGGCGGCGAGCCTGCGCTCGACCGCCGGCGGGCTGGTGCGCCCGCGACTGGCGATGTTCGTCCGCCGCTACAGCGACGGCAAGGAGCAGCTCGACTCTGCGACGAACGCGGTTTGGACGCCGCCCGAATTGACGGCTGGCCAAGGACCGGTGCGGCGAAGGCCGATTCAGGTCGCGCGATATGATCCAGACCCAGCAGCGATTATAGCGTCCAGCCTCATGACGCTCGGAACGATTCCGAAATAAATCAACGGGATAAAGCGCGTCGCTGGTGACCCCTACGGGACTCGAACCCGTGTTTTCGCCGTGAGAGGGCGACGTCCTAGACCGCTAGACGAAGGGGCCGTGCGAGCGGAAGCGGGGCCTCTACAGGGGGCGGGCGGGGGCGTCAAGCATCTCCGCGCGGCTTTTCGAAACCCGCCGCGGGCGCTGGCAATCCGTGCCGTCTGCGCCTATCTGGCGGGCGATGGCGCGTTCGACCCGTTCGATGGACTGGGGCTTCCCCCGCTGGCGGCCCTACGGGTCCGAGCGTGAGGCCGTGCGCGTGCGCCTGTGCGATCGCGAGGGATGCGAGGAGCCGGGTGACCGCCCCGCGCCCAAATCGCCCAACAGCCCCGAACGCTGGTATTTCTGCGAAGCGCATGCTGCCGAATACAACCGCAACTGGAATTACTTCGAAGGCCTGACCGCCGAGGAGGCGGCCAAGCGCGAAGCGGACGAACGGCGCACCGCCGACGGCTTCACCTCTAGCCGTCATAACGCCTGGGCCGGCCCCGGCGACGGCAGTCGTTCGCGCGACGAGATGCGTGCGCTCGACGTGCTCGAGCTCGATCCCGATGCGGATTTCGAGGGAATTCGCGCGGCATGGCGGCGGCTCGCCAAGGAAAACCACCCGGATATCCGCCCCGGCGATACCGAGGCAGCGAAGCGCTTTCAGGCGATCCAGGCGGCGTATGAAGTGCTCCGCGCCGCCGAGGAGCGCCGCCAGTGGCGGCCCGAGTGATCGCCGGTTGAAGCCGCGCATACGCTCCAACTGGACCAGCGCCGTTCTGGTCTGTGCCAAATGCTCGAAGAAGCTGGGCGGCGGGTTCGGGCCGAAGCGCAAACAGTCGCTGGGCAAGGCGCTGCGCAAGCATCTGGGTCTAAAGAAGGGCCGCAAGGCGGAGGCCGGCGTCGTCGATGTAAAATGTCTGGGCGTGTGTCCGCGCGGCGCGGTGACGATGGTCAATGCGTCCGCCAGCCGCGAGTGGCTGATCGTCCCGGAGGGCGCCGATCTGGACGAAGTCGCGCGCGCAGCGGGGCTTGAGCCCTAGGCGTAACGCTCCGCGGTCGCGCGGATCAGCGCGATCATGTTGGGAATGCCCTGGGTCCGGTTCGAGCTGAGCTGGTTGCGCAAGTCGAACGGCGCCAGCGCGTCCTCGATGCTGGTCGCCAGAATATCCGCGGGGCTGCGATCCTGAACGGTCAGCAGCACCAGCGCGATGATCCCTTTGGTGATCGCGGCATTGCTGTCGGCGAGGAAGTGGAGCGTGCCTCCATCACCGCCGGCATCGCGCACCATCGGATAGACCCACACCGCCGCCGAGCAGCCGCGCACCAGCGTCGCGTCGG
This genomic interval carries:
- a CDS encoding aspartate aminotransferase family protein gives rise to the protein MTSSLMNVYARAPIAFDRGEGAWLYPVDGGEPYLDCVAGVATNALGHCHPVLVAALEAQAAKLWHISNMFEMPGQNALAERLTTASFADTVFFTNSGTEAVECAIKVARRYHAARGEPQRQTVIGFSGAFHGRTYGAMNAAGNPAHLDGFGDRLPGFVHFAVDNWPALALAIADSATAAVVVEPVQGEGGARAMTEPFLDKLRAACTAHGVLLIYDEVQTGMGRTGKLFAHQWYPDATPDIMALAKALGSGFPVGACLATAEAASGMVPGVHGTTAGGNPLAMAVAIAAFDEIAKPETLTHAREVAQHLRAGLDRLAATHPGVISEIRGKGLLVGVRLVPNNRAFMAAAREQRLLVAGGGDNCVRLLPPLTLTVAEADQILDRLDTACHAMANVQVAA
- the astD gene encoding succinylglutamate-semialdehyde dehydrogenase; its protein translation is MSALFASTNPATGETLWEGPVASAEDCARAVERARTAFPAWAAQSPDARAAILTRYAAVLGERKDALAEAIARETGKPLWETATEVASMIGKVAISIEAMAARAGTRESAMPFGRAVLAHRPHGVMAVLGPYNFPGHLPNGHIVPALLAGNTLVFKPSEETPLVGQLMVEALHAAGIPEDVAILLQGGRETGAALVSQDIDGLLFTGSAGAGMHFRRSFAERPAVILALELGGNNPLVAWDGEPEAVASIVVASTFITTGQRCSCARRLIVPEGAAGDAIVDAVAALSDRLRIGRWDETPEPFMGPLVSTGAAERAAAQVAALVGLGAREIRPFGGVEGRSGAFVRPAILDVTGLEVPDEEIFAPVLQVRRVADFDAALAAANQTRFGLAAGLISDDDALWARFQAQARAGVVNRNRPTTGAASSMPFGGLGDSGNHRPSAYYAADYCAYPVASLEAERIADQLGGLRGIG
- a CDS encoding J domain-containing protein: MARSTRSMDWGFPRWRPYGSEREAVRVRLCDREGCEEPGDRPAPKSPNSPERWYFCEAHAAEYNRNWNYFEGLTAEEAAKREADERRTADGFTSSRHNAWAGPGDGSRSRDEMRALDVLELDPDADFEGIRAAWRRLAKENHPDIRPGDTEAAKRFQAIQAAYEVLRAAEERRQWRPE
- a CDS encoding (2Fe-2S) ferredoxin domain-containing protein → MKPRIRSNWTSAVLVCAKCSKKLGGGFGPKRKQSLGKALRKHLGLKKGRKAEAGVVDVKCLGVCPRGAVTMVNASASREWLIVPEGADLDEVARAAGLEP
- a CDS encoding SufE family protein, with the protein product MPSLSDIRDDYEFLDADDRYRLLIDLGRALEPMPDALKTDATLVRGCSAAVWVYPMVRDAGGDGGTLHFLADSNAAITKGIIALVLLTVQDRSPADILATSIEDALAPFDLRNQLSSNRTQGIPNMIALIRATAERYA